One Synechocystis sp. LKSZ1 genomic window, CAGTAAACCAATCAAATCTGGATCGATTTTGAGGGTTAGGAGGCGCGGCGCAAAGGGAGAGAGTTCCGGGCGTGGCTGGCTGAGGGTCGCCAACATTTTTTCAAGGATATGCAGACGGGCCGGCCGGGCCTGTTGAATGGCCTTGGCCACCACATCCATGCTCAATCCTGTAATTTTCATATCCATCTGCAGGGCCGTAATGCCGCTGTCGGTACCCGCAACCTTGAAGTCCATATCGCCCAAAAAGTCCTCAATACCTTGAATATCGGTGAGGATGCGCACTTCATTACCTTCCTTGATCAGGCCCATGGCGGCCCCACTGACGGGTTTTTGAATGGGTACACCAGCATCCATCAGAGCCAGGGTCGAGCCACAGACCGAGCCCATGGAAGTGGAACCATTGGAGGACAGTACCTCGGAAACCACCCGCACCACGTAGGGAAAGGCTTCCTGGGGAGGAAGTACGGGAAGAATGGCCCGCTCCGCCAAGGCACCGTGGCCAATCTCACGGCGGCCAGGAGACCGCATTGGCCGGGTTTCTCCCACGGAAAAGGGCGGGAAATTGTAGTGGTGTAGATAGCGTTTTTCGTCTTCGGGATGGAGGTCATCCGCCAGATCCTGGGCATCTCCAGGAGAACCCAGGGTGGCAATGGACAACACCTGGGTCAAGCCCCGGTTAAAGAGGGCACTCCCGTGGACTCGTCGCGGCAAAATACTCACATCACAGCTAATCGGCCGGACTTCATCAAGTTTGCGGCCATCTACACGCACCCCATCTTCGATAATTTGGCGGCGCATCAGTTTTTTGGTCAGGCCTTTGTAGTAATTACCGAGCAGTTTGCTATCTTCGGCAACGGCAACTTTAACCGGATCTTCTTCGGGCAGTTCGGCCAGGGCCACTTCCACTTGGGTGGCTTTGATCTCATCCAAGGCCGCATCCCGTTTGTCTTTACCGAGATCAAACTGGCTAAGCACCTGGGTGATAGACTGGGCGGCTCGCTCTTCAATAAACTTAGCCACGACTTCATTAATCGGAGGCGGATCTAAACTGACCAACTCTAGACCGAGGTCTTTCATTAATTCCCGTTGGGCCGTAATTAGATCGCGCACGGCCTCGTAGCCAAAATCAATGGCCTCAATAATGTCCTGTTCTGGCAGTTGGTTGGCACCGGCTTCCACCATCACGACGCCGTCGGGGGTTCCGGCTACGACTAAATCTAAGTCTCCGTGGTTAATTTCTCGGTAGGTCGGATTAATGATAAAGTCATCCCCGATCAGACCCACCCGAACGGCGGCCATTGGCCCCATGAAAGGAATTTGAGCCAAAATGACTGCCACCGAGGCCCCAGTTACGGCCAACACATCCGGCGGCACTTCTTCATCCATGGACAGGGTTGTACCCACGACTTGCAGATCGTCGCGTAACCAACTGGGGAAGAGAGGACGCAAGGGCCGGTCAATTAAACGACTGATCAGGGTTGCCTTTTCTGGGGGTCGGCCCTCTCGTCGTAGGAAGCCTCCTGGAATCCGGCCTGCAGCGTAAAGCCGTTCTTCGTAGTCAACCGTTAGGGGAAGAAAATCAATGCCTTCTCTAGCTTTTGCTCTCGTTGCTGTTACCAAAACTGCCGTATCACCGGACTGGATCAGGACGGCTCCTCCTGCTTGGGGAGCGAGGGTCCCAATCTTGAGCCGAATATCCCGTCCATCGAAGGATATCGACTTAACAAACTCTTGCATGTAGCGTTTTTCCTTATGTATCACGTTTCTTCTTCTAGGAGCGATCCTAACACTTTTGTTATCCCCCATTGCAGAGAATCCCTCTCCCCCCAGTCCTTGACCCCATAAAAAACCACCCCTCGGAAGGCGTGGCTATTGGAGTGATTGGAGCTAGTACCTAACAATGGATTTTTAAGGCGGAGGACAAGGGATCTTGTCTTTCAATCCCTAGTAAACACCGGGGTTAATCCGGTCATCCCCTTCGGTGAGTTCACTGCTGACTTCCGTCACCACAAAGTTATCGAGGTTAGCCTGCAAGCGAGCTTGCTGAGTTTCGCTCAGACCAGGAATATTAAGAACATCTTCAACCTTTTCGTAGGGAGCGTTTTTAATGATTTTGCTGGCTAGGTTAGGATAAAAACCCCGTAGGTCGCGGAAATCCCGGATATCACTATTGTTAAGATCAATTTTTTGGCCAAACTCAGTAGTTAGTTTCGCATCCACTGCATTGAGGGCCGCTAGGAGGGGCGTACCGGAGGTTAGGGGAAGGGCCTGGGCCAATTCACTGCCGATAAAACCAAAGAGGCTAACCACGAGGGTAATGAGCACAACAACACGGGATAGGGTTTTCATGGAGGTTCTCCTAAAAAGGTATCAAGTAAAAGAAAAAATGCCGGATGAATCGTCGAATTACGAATTTACGGACGCGATGGCGCAAAGTTATTTTAGATTGTAATGTTTTCGGGGAACGCTGACCAGAGTCAGGGCTAAGGATTGACTGGGTAGAATCCCTAGAGACCACCAAGGCCGTAGAAAGCTACCTCAGGGCCTAAAGCAAATCCTTTCGCTTGCCTAAAAATCCTTCCGTTAAGGGCTGGTTCACCGCCTGACCCACGAGGGGAAAGACTTCTCCAGCTCCTGCCGGGGAAACCGATCCCGGATGCTAAGCTATCGCTATACTATGCAGAACAAGCCATGCTGAGCTTCGATCAGGTCAGTAAGACCTATGGTTCATACCGTGCCCTAGACCAGGTGAGTTTTCAGCTCCAACCGGGAGAAATTTATGGCCTATTGGGGCCGAATGGTGCGGGAAAAACCACCATCATGAACTTGATTTGTCAGCTATTGGAACCAGACCATGGCCATATTACCCTTAACGGCCAACCTCTATCGACCCAGACAAAGCAGTGGCTAGGCATGGCCCCCCAAGAAAATATCCTGTATCGTAGTCTGACCTGTGAGCAGAACCTGAATTTTTTTGGTAAACTCTACGGCCTCGGGCCAAAATTACGCCAGCGTCGTACTCGTTTTTGCCTGCAGGCGGTGCATCTTCTTGACCGTGCCCAGGATTCTGTAGATACCCTGAGCGGGGGGATGCAACGGCGCCTGAACGTGGCCATTGCCCTGATGCACCGCCCCAAGCTCTTGATTCTTGATGAACCCACCACGGGACTAGATCTGGAAACGCGCCAGGCCCTGTGGCGATTAATTCAGTACCTGCAAGGGCAGGGGATGACTATTTTATTAACGACCCATCTGCTAGAAGAAGCGGAACACCTCTGCCATCGCCTCGGTATTCTCCAGCAGGGCCAATTGCGTTATGAAGGAAGCCTGGCAGACTTACGGGCCCTAATCCCAGCCCAGGAAATTTTGCTTCTGACGACTCCGGCGGAACAACAGGCCATTGCGCGAGCCCAGGCCTTGGGATGGCAACACCGTCGCTATGGCCAGGAGTTGGCTTTTTGGCTACCCCAGGCCCTGGAATTGCGAGAGATTTTGCCCCTATTGGACGCCATTCCTCTAGAGTCCGTCCGTCGCCAGGCGATTCAACTAGAACATATTTATTTGGAAATTCTTAATCCGCCTGGTTAGAAATCTTTGAGTCGAGAAGAGTGAGGAGCTTAAGGTCTGCGAACATAGCCCTGCTGGTAAAACCACTCCACGGCATCGGCCAGGGCTTGATCAATGCTTGATTGGGGTAGACCCAGTTCTTGGACGGCTCTACGAGCGTCGTAATACATGCTTTGGGCGGACATGCGCACGCCTTCAATGGGAACCGAAGGGGATCTACCGAAGGGGGCCAGCAGTTTTTCTTCAATCCAGGCCACGGTTAGGGGCAGCCAGAGAGGAACAGTAGTTCTGGGCGCCTCGTGACCTGTGATCTGGGCCAATTTCTCAAGGATTTCTTTCAGGCTCAGGTTTTGATGACCCAGAATATAGCGCTCTCCCGACTGACCGTGCTGATAGGCCAAGAGATGACCCCAGGCCACATCCCGCACATCGATCAGATTCAGACCGGTATCGACGTAGGCGGGCATCCGTCGTCGCAAAAAGCGGAGGATCAAGTCCCCCGTAGGAGTTGGTTTAACATCCCAAGGGCCAATAGGAGTACTGGGATTGACGATAACAATGTCTTGCCCGGCCTGAGCCGCTTGCTGGGCTTCCTGTTCAGCCCAATATTTGGATTGCTTATAGGCCCCGATCAGCCGCTCGACGGGACTCTGGTAGGTTTCATTCGCCGGTTGACCATCAGCTCGTACCCCAATGGCGGCCACAGAACTAGTATAAACGGTGCGTTGGATGCCGGCTTGGCGAGCACAGGCCAATAGATTGCGAGTGCCCAAGACGTTACTGCGATGGAGTTGGTCGCGGTCTTTTTGCCAGAGGGAATAATGGGCCGCCACATGGAACAGACCGGTACAACCCTGCATTTTTTGTGCCAACTGGGAATCATTAAGATCACCGGTGACCCATTCAATAGCTAGGCCGTGGAGATTACGGACAGAACTCTGAGGACGCACTAAGGCTCGTACTTGATGGCCCTGGTCTAATAACAAACGAATTAGGTTGGCCCCGACAAAGCCGGTTCCTCCAGTAACAAAAAAACGCTCTGCCATACTGACTGAATCAATCAACTCAATAAGCTTTCCCTGCTAAAGGTTGCGTACCATAGCATAATGCTAAATGAAATACTCAGACTGATTTTGTCAAGTTTCAGTAGCAAGTGTCTCTATGAAAACTTTTCCCTCTCCTGAAGTCTTGCGGCGCTTTCCCTTCGGACTAGCCGATGTTGCGGTCATGCTGGGTACTTTGGTTCTATTAACGTTGATTGGACGGATTGGGGCTGGAGCATTGGCCAGCTTTAAACCACCGGACATCGTACCAGCCATTGATCTCGACCCTCGTAGTTTACCCTACTATGCGGGACGGTCAACTCTACGCATGTTTATTGCGCTTTTTTTTTCTACCGTGTTCACACTGGCCTACGGGTACATTGCTGCCAATAGTCGTCGGGCGGCACGGGTAATGATTCCCCTATTGGATGTTTTGCAATCGGTTCCAGTTCTGGGTTTTTTGTCTATTACCGTGACGGGCTTTATTGCCTTATTTCCGGGGAGTTTGCTTGGCCTGGAAGCGGCTTCGATTTTTGCCATCTTCACTAGTCAGGTCTGGAATATGACCT contains:
- a CDS encoding ABC transporter ATP-binding protein produces the protein MLSFDQVSKTYGSYRALDQVSFQLQPGEIYGLLGPNGAGKTTIMNLICQLLEPDHGHITLNGQPLSTQTKQWLGMAPQENILYRSLTCEQNLNFFGKLYGLGPKLRQRRTRFCLQAVHLLDRAQDSVDTLSGGMQRRLNVAIALMHRPKLLILDEPTTGLDLETRQALWRLIQYLQGQGMTILLTTHLLEEAEHLCHRLGILQQGQLRYEGSLADLRALIPAQEILLLTTPAEQQAIARAQALGWQHRRYGQELAFWLPQALELREILPLLDAIPLESVRRQAIQLEHIYLEILNPPG
- the psbU gene encoding photosystem II complex extrinsic protein PsbU — protein: MKTLSRVVVLITLVVSLFGFIGSELAQALPLTSGTPLLAALNAVDAKLTTEFGQKIDLNNSDIRDFRDLRGFYPNLASKIIKNAPYEKVEDVLNIPGLSETQQARLQANLDNFVVTEVSSELTEGDDRINPGVY
- a CDS encoding polyribonucleotide nucleotidyltransferase, translated to MQEFVKSISFDGRDIRLKIGTLAPQAGGAVLIQSGDTAVLVTATRAKAREGIDFLPLTVDYEERLYAAGRIPGGFLRREGRPPEKATLISRLIDRPLRPLFPSWLRDDLQVVGTTLSMDEEVPPDVLAVTGASVAVILAQIPFMGPMAAVRVGLIGDDFIINPTYREINHGDLDLVVAGTPDGVVMVEAGANQLPEQDIIEAIDFGYEAVRDLITAQRELMKDLGLELVSLDPPPINEVVAKFIEERAAQSITQVLSQFDLGKDKRDAALDEIKATQVEVALAELPEEDPVKVAVAEDSKLLGNYYKGLTKKLMRRQIIEDGVRVDGRKLDEVRPISCDVSILPRRVHGSALFNRGLTQVLSIATLGSPGDAQDLADDLHPEDEKRYLHHYNFPPFSVGETRPMRSPGRREIGHGALAERAILPVLPPQEAFPYVVRVVSEVLSSNGSTSMGSVCGSTLALMDAGVPIQKPVSGAAMGLIKEGNEVRILTDIQGIEDFLGDMDFKVAGTDSGITALQMDMKITGLSMDVVAKAIQQARPARLHILEKMLATLSQPRPELSPFAPRLLTLKIDPDLIGLLIGPGGKTVKGITEQTGCKIDIADDGTVTIASSEGERAERARQIIFNMTRKLNEGEVYVGRVTRIIQIGAFVEVLPGKEGMIHISQLAEGRVGRVEDEVAVGDEVVVKVREIDSKGRLNLTRLGIHPDEAAAARRALGASTRVD
- the hpnA gene encoding hopanoid-associated sugar epimerase codes for the protein MAERFFVTGGTGFVGANLIRLLLDQGHQVRALVRPQSSVRNLHGLAIEWVTGDLNDSQLAQKMQGCTGLFHVAAHYSLWQKDRDQLHRSNVLGTRNLLACARQAGIQRTVYTSSVAAIGVRADGQPANETYQSPVERLIGAYKQSKYWAEQEAQQAAQAGQDIVIVNPSTPIGPWDVKPTPTGDLILRFLRRRMPAYVDTGLNLIDVRDVAWGHLLAYQHGQSGERYILGHQNLSLKEILEKLAQITGHEAPRTTVPLWLPLTVAWIEEKLLAPFGRSPSVPIEGVRMSAQSMYYDARRAVQELGLPQSSIDQALADAVEWFYQQGYVRRP